A window of Mytilus edulis chromosome 10, xbMytEdul2.2, whole genome shotgun sequence contains these coding sequences:
- the LOC139491869 gene encoding proto-oncogene tyrosine-protein kinase ROS-like isoform X2, protein MTTSVSYDWLGQKLYWSNPKHNVVSIETTMTIFYYFYHMTSNVSYDWLGQKLYWSNPKHNVVSIGTTMTIFYYFYHMTSNVSYDWLGQKLYWSNPKHNVIRRSDINGDNIEFVIQGTARHMAIDALQGRIYWVTMNTLEAAYLNGEDHIVYFNLPYFCGKHVISLTLNFDLRKVLWYVKSFERQELYMSDLLGNGVTPDQLSVQPLGSFSSISPFSVMQYFSHRLFWQNEKGSIIVGDLECNYTSEITVEPVSVFTVTHPSLHPYPESLDKKSLKIIPTEIQEQTIRCEGHWSAFNLTWQKAIVNHGDIFYEVSIQIQDDAGRSVAMQTTKNFIELSNISAYTEMTVTLRAYTYWGYGPVTVANINTPMSVPSKPLTPRVYVTQHKESMTSENSLAADFRWTLPKLLNGIITDFKIYSWKNGDKNNKNTTSVPSTVRHFNLPCLQPGMTYFFQVSACTQKGCGPKTNLVSAEADAVNPVPKLLVVSANQISIEEVDSVGNKTVVLEPIVSPMVATYLAQENRMFWVDKNNMLKEQSKQGQKKLLELEGKVTDIAVDWIRRSLFIVEVNSSQSTSSIITYLLDQRTSYKLQSRDGIINSIVTDPHTSTIAWTESDTSESHSKLYKMGPDHKVKPLFRNARNKREAPSCNCSTSFQLGSRIALDNTEDAKTEILFYDEGTKSIIATDINGCFCKSVTSQTPDSKKGFPPDSLTVDHSNIYCYNKTEKLLYIMDKQTSIVTTKSLGEVHDMIGYGTHLQPLPSTECLYPQPYKGSVTLIQKTNQTIELELEPITWPLSCTGISVPDTKYSVYYKAGTQPCGSAGSGCISEASYNNTIALTKLQPYTMYIVHGAVSNYYTEYLSEVLSSPTVFQTRAGVPNKATIESLIGISPEQINVTWSRPTVSNGPPEDLVYAIHWSTQTNKGLLRAEVEVNVSHDQNVYKQTISNLLPNHNYTIEVKAANSEKKIFNTSDPQTIRTFELPRDIILLSSARHNLTISWTSPSDGSVEYAKFQYIKCPYAEEANWINMGEFPYYTSSNQTFNKTFRDLDPFTDYCFRMVLLYKGTSTKMYWTGGDRFMFRTQSSIPSAPDPPITESLSTQGYEVKWSEPNDNGAAILHYILQYWSTHYQMWTEVYNGTEARWVIDDGVLTSGKEYFFRVAADNANGLGPFSNNSTAFVYRDVVAAADDTVAIVVISLSFVFVFLVVLLFVICYVMRKRNRKNRKPKEFIVRGPDHELAILRELPLHTAPESNTLYAINVVPTDSDIAKLPHFRRDQLMLTKFLGSGAFGEVFEGVAKNILSDSSGETKAAVKTLRKSASDHEKEEFLKEAVLMSNFKHDHILSLLGVCLDNDPQFIILELMEGGDLLSYLRTCRGMSTNSTSLCLTDLVKICVHVARGCKYLEREHFVHRDLAARNCLVSSKVPSEIVVKIGDFGLARDIYKSDYYRKEGEGLLPVRWMSPESLVDGIFTTQSDIWAFGVMMWEVLTFGQQPYQARTNIEVLHYVRSGGQLEQPEHCPEELFVLMKSCWSYSPEDRPDFTYILQQLEQFLEKCVTLLADYIMPVRTRPVDVDGYLDNQHLPHPHHPRPLNNKTNQRTTSSLGHDDSDSQLYRKIIHRATSFDSPEPCDASADYLHPQTNGTPTYLELVTDPPVRKTSQSSEPSSRKSSQNREPSVRKTSQSSEPSSRKTSQSREPSVRKPSQGSSRHNSSSSDIYSHGPFTGYTIISTPEEIPAIHGKFNDNNRMLTQHSSLTSQQNFENILQNYDHVTPLNQMDLSKLRLEQESEQHPNYMHSNHDSIRSETKLKCDSSESSTQHNHDSPESKAQCNHDLYDSKTKLNCDSPESRMKSNHDSKELKADANNDSSESRSESNRDSTESGTQSSDSEESQTSASASSSSEASHQGSLYTKQSQVNQNHVHHHYQNQDNHQHHNHDSHHLNHLHHKHHHIASVKSPRCVQMNAKTVNLTHLNNQNLVRQMQMDQPEHLRQYCQSVTLNDDLHSNYDHVPPQLPENGYNERLNYDYPNRFHRSNSAEERQHFQRVDTTHQSHSAEERLVFNRGRNNSESSVTKFNDSVRQNNKENVDCYKHGMIEQDNGLPYKNLDFLDSMNYVDCNRNRTSHSNMSSKYGLSELPSHVIYGGNFVTPQAYPMSDQEILAATLV, encoded by the exons ATGACTACAAGTGTTAGTTACGATTGGTTAGGACAGAAGCTGTACTGGTCTAACCCTAAACACAATGTTGTAAGTATAGAAACAACTATGACAATATTTTATTACTTCTATCACATGACCTCAAATGTCAGTTATGATTGGTTGGGACAGAAGCTGTACTGGTCTAATCCTAAACACAATGTTGTAAGTATAGGAACAACTATGACAATATTTTATTACTTCTATCACATGACCTCAAATGTAAGTTATGATTGGTTGGGACAGAAGCTGTACTGGTCTAATCCTAAACACAATGTT ATTAGAAGGTCTGATATCAATGGAGATAATATAGAGTTTGTAATACAAGGCACAGCTCGTCATATGGCCATAGATGCCTTACAAGGTCGTATTTACTGGGTTACAATGAATACCTTAGAAGCAGCTTACTTAAACGGAGAAGATCATATTGTATACTTCAATCTACCATATTTTTGTGGGAAGCATGTCATCagtttgaccttgaactttgaccttcGTAAAGTTTTATGGTATGTTAAGAGTTTTGAACGACAGGAGTTGTATATGTCTGATTTGCTGGGTAATGGAGTGACCCCAGACCAACTGTCTGTGCAACCTCTTGGAAGTTTTAGCAGTATTTCTCC attttctGTCATGCAGTATTTTTCTCACCGTTTATTCTGGCAGAATGAGAAAGGCTCCATCATTGTAGGTGATCTTGAATGTAACTACACATCAGAAATAACAGTAGAACCAGTCTCTGTGTTTACTGTTACCCATCCATCACTCCATCCATATCCAG AGAGTTTGGACAAGAAAAGCCTTAAAATTATACCAACAGAGATTCAAGAGCAGACTATAAGATGTGAAGGTCATTGGTCGGCCTTTAACCTGACCTGGCAGAAGGCCATAGTTAACCATGGTGATATATTTTATGAAGTTTCTATACAGATACAGGATGATGCTGGAAGAAGTGTTGCCATg CAAACCACCAAGAATTTTATAGAATTGTCTAATATATCAGCTTATACAGAGATGACCGTTACACTAAGAGCTTACACATACTGGGGGTATGGTCCAGTTACTGTGGCCAATATCAATACACCTATGTCAG TTCCCAGTAAACCATTAACACCAAGAGTATATGTTACCCAGCATAAAGAATCAATGACATCAGAGAATTCTCTTGCAGCAGATTTCCGTTGGACATTACCAAAACTTTTAAATGGAATAATTACTGATTTCAAGATTTATTCCTGGAAGAATGgagataaaaataacaaaaacacgaCTTCAGTACCAAGTACTGTAAGACATTTTAATCTACCATGTCTACAACCTGGGATGACTTATTTCTTTCAG GTATCAGCTTGTACACAGAAGGGATGTGGACCCAAAACTAACCTGGTATCTGCTGAAGCTGATG ctgtaaATCCTGTTCCTAAGTTACTAGTAGTATCAGCCAATCAGATATCAATTGAGGAGGTTGACAGTGTGGGTAATAAGACCGTTGTATTAGAGCCTATTGTTTCACCAATGGTTGCCACATACCTGGCCCAGGAAAATAGGATGTTCTGGGTGGATAAAAATAACATGCTGAAGGAACAGAGTAAACAGGGACAGAAAAAG ctTTTAGAATTGGAGGGTAAGGTAACTGACATTGCTGTAGATTGGATCAGACGGTCATTATTCATTGTAGAGGTCAACTCATCACAGTCTACAAGTTCAATTATCACATACCTACTGGATCAGCGTACTAGTTATAAACTACAGTCAAGAGATGGTATTATAAACAGCATAGTCACAGATCCTCATACAAG TACTATAGCATGGACAGAATCTGACACTAGTGAGAGCCATTCCAAGTTGTACAAGATGGGTCCAGACCACAAGGTCAAACCATTATTTAGAAATGCCAGAAATAAAAGAGAGGCTCCTAGTTGTAATTGTTCAACTTCTTTCCAACTAGGAAGTAGAATAGCTTTGGATAATACTGAGGACGCAAAGACTGAAATTCTATTTTATGATGAAGGAACCAAATCCATCATAGCTACAGATATAAATGGATGTTTCTGTAAATCTGTAACCAGTCAAACTCCTGACAGCAAGAAAG GTTTTCCACCCGACAGTTTGACAGTTGACCATTCCAATATTTACTGTTACAATAAAACGGAAAAGTTATTATACATAATGGACAAACAGACAAGTATTGTTACAACAAAGAGTTTAGGAGAAGTTCACGATATGATTGGATATGGGACACATCTccaacctttacctt ctACAGAATGTCTTTATCCTCAACCATATAAAGGTTCTGTTACCTTGATACAGAAAACAAACCAGACCATTGAATTAGAGCTGGAACCCATCACCTGGCCACTGTCTTGTACTGGTATCTCTGTTCCTGATACAAAGTACTCAGTATATTATAAAGCAGGGACCCAGCCATGTGGTTCTGCTGGCAGTGGATGTATATCTGAG gccTCTTACAACAACACCATAGCTCTGACCAAGCTTCAGCCCTATACAATGTACATAGTGCATGGGGCCGTCAGTAACTACTACACGGAGTATTTATCTGAGGTGCTGAGTTCTCCAACAGTATTCCAGACCAGAGCAGGAG TGCCTAACAAAGCAACAATAGAATCTTTGATTGGAATATCTCCAGAACAGATTAATGTGACATGGTCTAGACCCACCGTCTCAAACGGCCCTCCAGAAGATTTGGTCTACGCCATTCACTGGTCAACCCAGACTAACAAAGGATTGTTGAGGGCAGAAGTAGAGGTCAATGTGTCACATGACCAAAATGTCTACAAGCAGACAATATCAAACTTACTGCCAAATCATAATTACACGATTGAG GTGAAGGCTGCTAACTCCGAAAAGAAGATTTTCAATACAAGTGATCCTCAAACCATAAGAACATTTGAACTACCAAGGGACATAATTCTACTGTCGTCTGCTAGACATAATTTAACCATAAGTTGGACATCACCCTCTGATGGAAGTGTGGAATATGCAAAGTTTCAGTACATAAAG TGTCCATATGCAGAAGAAGCTAATTGGATTAATATGGGTGAATTTCCTTATTACACGTCATCCAACCAGACATTTAATAAAACATTCAGAGACCTGGACCCCTTCACTGATTACTGTTTTCGTATGGTCCTTTTATACAAAGGGACTTCCACTAAAATGTATTGGACCGGTGGAGATAGATTTATGTTCAGGACACAGT CAAGTATTCCAAGTGCTCCTGATCCACCAATAACAGAATCTTTGTCAACCCAAGGGTATGAAGTTAAATGGTCAGAACCAAATGACAATGGCGCTGCAATCCTCCATTATATACTACAGTATTG GAGTACACACTACCAGATGTGGACTGAAGTATATAATGGAACTGAGGCTCGTTGGGTAATTGATGATGGTGTTTTAACGAGTGGTAAAGAATACTTCTTCCGTGTCGCTGCTGACAATGCTAATGGACTTGGACCATTCAGTAATAACAGTACAGCTTTTGTATATAGAG ATGTTGTTGCAGCAGCAGACGACACAGTAGCCATTGTGGTTATCTCCCTTTCTTTCGTGTTTGTATTCCTGGTGGTGCTATTGTTTGTTATATGTTATG TAAtgagaaaaagaaatagaaaaaataggAAACCAAAAGAATTCATTGTGCGAGGACCAGACCACGAGCTAGCTATTCTGAGAGAGCTTCCACTGCACACAGCACCAGAGAGTAACACGTTATATGCTATCAA CGTTGTGCCTACAGACAGTGATATTGCCAAACTGCCTCACTTCCGACGTGACCAGTTGATGCTGACTAAATTCCTAGGTAGTGGTGCCTTTGGTGAAGTCTTTGAAGGGGTGGCAAAGAATATCTTAAGTGATAGCTCAGGAGAAACAAAAGCCGCAGTGAAg ACATTGAGAAAGAGTGCATCAGACCATGAAAAAGAGGAGTTCCTGAAAGAGGCAGTACTGATGAGTAATTTTAAACACGATCACATCCTGAGTTTACTGGGCGTCTGCCTTGATAACGATCCACAGTTTATTATACTAGAATTAATGGAGGGTGGCGACCTGTTGTCTTATTTACGCACATGTAGAGGGATGTCG ACAAACTCTACCAGTTTATGCTTAACAGATTTAGTGAAGATTTGTGTTCATGTGGCTAGGGGATGTAAATATTTAGAAAGAGAGCATTTTGTTCATAG aGATTTAGCAGCTAGAAACTGTCTTGTCTCATCTAAGGTTCCATCAGAAATAGTCGTCAAAATAGGAGACTTTGGTTTAGCCAGAGATATTTATAAAAGTGATTATTATCGTAAAGAAGGCGAAGGATTACTTCCTGTTAGATGGATGTCGCCTGAATCTTTGGTAGATGGAATATTTACAACACAGTCAGATATATG gGCCTTTGGAGTAATGATGTGGGAGGTCCTAACCTTTGGTCAGCAGCCTTATCAAGCCAGGACAAATATTGAAGTTTTACATTATGTCAGATCTGGTGGTCAGTTAGAACAACCAGAACATTGTCCAGAGGAATT atttgtCCTCATGAAGAGCTGTTGGAGTTATAGCCCAGAAGATAGACCAGACTTTACCTACATTTTACAACAGTTAGAACAGTTCTTAGAGAAATGTGTCACTTTGTTAGCTGATTACATAATGCCTGTTAGGACCAGGCCTGTTGATG tggaTGGTTACCTAGACAACCAGCACCTCCCCCACCCCCACCACCCCCGCCCCctcaacaacaaaacaaaccaGAGAACGACCTCATCACTTGGACATGACGAT AGTGACAGTCAGTTATACAGAAAGATTATTCATCGTGCCACATCATTTGATTCTCCTGAGCCATGTGACGCATCAGCTGACTATCTACATCCTCAGACGAATGGTACACCAACTTATTTAGAACTTGTGACTGATCCTCCGGTTAGGAAAACATCACAGAGTAGTGAACCTTCCTCAAGGAAATCCTCACAAAATCGTGAACCATCTGTTAGAAAAACATCACAAAGCAGTGAACCTTCCTCACGGAAGACTTCACAAAGTCGTGAACCGTCTGTTAGGAAGCCATCACAAGGCAGCAGTCGTCATAACTCATCCTCAAGTGATATTTATAGTCACGGCCCATTCACTGGTTACACTATTATCAGTACTCCAGAAGAAATTCCAGCAATTCATGGAAAGTTTAATGATAATAATAGAATGCTGACTCAGCACAGTTCTCTGACAAGtcagcagaattttgagaatattttacaaaactatGATCACGTGACTCCACTGAATCAGATGGACTTGTCAAAATTACGTTTGGAACAGGAATCAGAACAACATCCAAATTATATGCATTCAAATCACGATTCAATTAGATCAGAGACAAAGTTGAAATGTGATTCATCTGAATCATCCACTCAGCATAATCATGATTCTCCTGAATCAAAGGCTCAATGTAATCATGATTTGTATGATTCGAAAACTAAGTTGAATTGTGATTCACCTGAATCAAGAATGAAGTCAAATCATGATTCAAAAGAATTGAAAGCAGACGCTAATAATGATTCAAGTGAATCAAGATCAGAATCAAATCGTGATTCAACTGAATCAGGCACTCAGTCTTCTGACAGTGAAGAAAGTCAAACTAGTGCTTCAGCTTCTTCTTCCAGTGAAGCAAGTCATCAGGGATCACTATATACAAAACAATCACAAGTCAATCAAAATCATGTTCATCATCATTATCAGAATCAGGATAATCACCAGCATCATAATCATGATTCTCATCATTTAAATCATCTTCATCACAAACATCATCATATTGCTTCTGTTAAATCTCCAAGATGTGTTCAAATGAATGCCAAGACTGTGAACTTAACTCATCTAAACAATCAGAATCTTGTTCGTCAAATGCAAATGGATCAGCCAGAACACTTACGTCAATATTGTCAGTCTGTGACCTTGAACGATGACCTTCATTCAAACTATGACCATGTACCACCACAACTTCCAGAAAATGGCTACAATGAAAGACTAAACTACGATTATCCTAATCGATTCCATAGATCAAACAGTGCGGAAGAAAGACAACATTTTCAGAGAGTTGATACAACTCACCAATCTCACAGTGCAGAGGAAAGATTGGTTTTCAACAGGGGACGAAACAATTCTGAAAGTTCGGTTACAAAATTCAATGACAGTGTGCGGCAAAATAATAAGGAGAATGTAGATTGTTACAAGCATGGGATGATTGAACAAGACAATGGGCTGCCATACAAAAACTTAGATTTCCTCGACAGTATGAATTACGTGGATTGTAACCGAAATAGAACTTCTCATTCTAATATGTCATCGAAATATGGCTTATCTGAGTTACCATCACATGTGATTTATGGCGGGAACTTCGTAACACCTCAAGCTTATCCCATGTCAGACCAGGAAATTTTGGCTGCTACACTTGTATAA